One Campylobacter lari DNA segment encodes these proteins:
- the selD gene encoding selenide, water dikinase SelD yields MIYKDQKLTQYVKAAGUAAKLDSVGLDKILGILKPHENILSGINNNEDASVYKLNEDLALVQTLDFITPVVDSAYHFGAIAAANALSDVFAMGAEVINALNIVGFDTCHFNNEILLEVLEGARVKVEEAGAVLVGGHTIENDEFIFGLSVTGVVHPKKFIANNSAKDGDVILLTKPIGSGIISTAIKAGLLEKAKILKAVEQMSFLNLYASRILKSFKSLSALSDVTGFGLLGHLKEMLNKEIMIEVYKNEIPLMDGVLSMANMGIIPAGAYKNKDSLKIWVENLNEKDEDIVYFDPQTSGGLLASMSENEASEALKILKEYNIEAKIIARCVKNTHNYLLLR; encoded by the coding sequence ATGATATATAAAGATCAAAAACTAACCCAATATGTAAAAGCTGCGGGTTGAGCTGCCAAATTAGACTCGGTGGGTCTTGACAAAATTCTTGGCATTTTAAAACCGCATGAAAACATTTTAAGTGGTATTAATAATAATGAAGATGCAAGTGTTTATAAGCTAAATGAAGATTTAGCTTTGGTGCAAACTCTTGATTTTATTACACCCGTGGTTGATAGTGCGTATCATTTTGGCGCTATAGCTGCTGCAAATGCTTTAAGTGATGTATTTGCTATGGGTGCTGAGGTGATTAATGCTTTAAATATTGTAGGTTTTGATACTTGTCATTTTAATAATGAAATTTTACTTGAAGTGTTAGAAGGTGCTAGAGTTAAGGTTGAAGAAGCTGGTGCTGTGCTAGTAGGTGGACATACTATAGAAAATGATGAATTTATTTTCGGGCTTAGTGTAACAGGCGTAGTTCATCCTAAGAAATTTATAGCTAATAATAGCGCCAAAGATGGTGATGTAATTTTACTTACTAAGCCTATAGGCAGTGGTATTATTAGTACTGCTATCAAGGCTGGTTTGCTAGAAAAAGCAAAGATTTTAAAAGCAGTGGAGCAAATGAGTTTTTTAAATTTATATGCAAGTCGTATTTTAAAGAGCTTTAAAAGTCTTAGTGCTTTAAGTGATGTGACAGGTTTTGGTCTTTTAGGACATTTAAAAGAAATGTTAAATAAAGAGATTATGATAGAAGTATATAAAAATGAAATTCCTTTAATGGATGGAGTTTTGTCAATGGCTAATATGGGGATAATCCCAGCCGGAGCTTATAAAAATAAAGATAGTCTAAAAATTTGGGTTGAAAATTTAAATGAAAAAGATGAGGATATAGTGTATTTTGATCCTCAAACTTCAGGTGGACTTTTAGCTAGTATGAGTGAAAATGAAGCAAGTGAAGCTTTAAAAATACTTAAAGAATATAATATTGAAGCAAAGATTATCGCTAGATGTGTAAAAAATACTCATAATTATTTATTATTACGCTAA
- the nspC gene encoding carboxynorspermidine decarboxylase: MLIKNHLDKDFQTPAYILEEDKLRKNCELLAKVSEQSGAKVLLALKGFAFSGAMDIVGEYLSGCTCSGLWEAKFAKEYMNKEIHTFSPAFKDDEIDEIIDLSHHIVFNSFNQFKKFKDKASHKSLGLRCNPELSVAPKELYNPCGRFSRLGIRAIDFENEDLSALSGLHFHALCEESAHSLELVLNAFEAKFSKFIKNMKWLNFGGGHHITKEGYDTQKLIDLCKKFSDKYGVQVYLEPGEAVGWQCGTLVASVIDIVENEKKIAILDTSSEAHMPDTIIMPYTSEVLNARVLSSRDGQNYSELKENEFAYLLGGNTCLAGDIMGEYAFNQELKIGQKIVFLDQIHYSIVKNTTFNGVRLPNLMFLDKNENLSTVREFGYENYSKRN, from the coding sequence ATGCTAATTAAAAATCATTTAGATAAAGACTTTCAAACTCCTGCTTATATTTTAGAAGAAGATAAACTTAGAAAAAATTGTGAACTTTTGGCTAAAGTAAGTGAGCAAAGTGGAGCAAAAGTTTTGCTTGCGCTAAAGGGTTTTGCTTTTTCAGGTGCTATGGATATAGTGGGTGAGTATCTATCGGGCTGTACTTGTAGTGGGCTTTGGGAAGCTAAATTTGCAAAAGAATATATGAACAAAGAAATTCATACTTTTTCACCTGCTTTTAAAGACGATGAAATAGATGAAATCATAGATCTTTCACATCATATAGTATTTAATTCTTTTAATCAGTTTAAAAAATTTAAAGATAAAGCAAGCCACAAGTCTCTTGGTTTGCGCTGTAATCCAGAGCTTTCAGTGGCTCCAAAAGAACTTTATAATCCTTGTGGTAGATTTTCAAGATTAGGAATTCGTGCGATTGATTTTGAAAATGAAGATTTAAGTGCTTTAAGTGGGCTTCATTTTCATGCTTTATGTGAAGAAAGTGCGCATTCTTTAGAGCTTGTGTTAAATGCTTTTGAGGCTAAATTTTCAAAATTTATTAAAAATATGAAATGGCTTAATTTTGGTGGGGGTCATCACATTACAAAAGAAGGCTATGACACGCAAAAACTAATTGATCTTTGTAAAAAATTTAGCGATAAATATGGAGTGCAAGTGTATCTTGAGCCAGGTGAGGCTGTGGGTTGGCAGTGTGGAACTTTAGTTGCAAGTGTGATAGATATAGTAGAAAATGAGAAAAAAATAGCTATTTTAGATACTTCAAGCGAAGCTCATATGCCAGATACTATCATCATGCCTTATACAAGCGAGGTTTTAAATGCTAGAGTTTTATCAAGTCGTGATGGACAAAATTACAGCGAGTTAAAAGAAAATGAATTTGCTTATTTACTTGGTGGTAATACTTGCCTAGCAGGGGATATCATGGGTGAGTATGCTTTTAATCAAGAGTTAAAAATAGGACAAAAAATAGTATTTTTAGATCAAATTCATTATTCTATAGTTAAAAACACCACTTTTAATGGAGTAAGACTTCCAAATTTAATGTTCTTAGATAAGAATGAAAATTTATCTACGGTAAGAGAATTTGGCTATGAAAATTATTCAAAAAGAAACTAA
- the fdh3B gene encoding formate dehydrogenase FDH3 subunit beta gives MARMKFYVDNNRCISCFACQVACSSAHEVPVGINRRKVITLNEGIEGKEFSTTLACQHCTDAPCEQVCPVKCFYIRADGIVLHDKKTCIGCGYCLYACPFGAPQFPRDGAFGIKGEMDKCTMCAGGPEPTNSHEERELYGQNRIAEGKVPMCAAVCSTNALLVGDAAEVSAMYRKRVLLKGQNLGLDVK, from the coding sequence ATGGCTAGAATGAAATTTTATGTAGATAATAATCGCTGTATTTCTTGCTTTGCTTGTCAAGTAGCTTGTTCAAGTGCGCATGAAGTGCCAGTAGGAATTAATAGAAGAAAAGTAATCACTTTAAATGAAGGTATAGAAGGCAAAGAGTTTTCAACAACTCTTGCTTGCCAACACTGTACAGATGCTCCATGTGAGCAAGTTTGTCCTGTAAAATGCTTTTATATTAGAGCTGATGGTATTGTTTTACATGATAAAAAAACTTGTATAGGTTGTGGGTATTGTCTTTATGCATGTCCTTTTGGCGCTCCACAATTTCCAAGAGATGGTGCTTTTGGTATTAAGGGTGAAATGGACAAATGTACTATGTGTGCAGGTGGTCCTGAGCCTACTAACTCTCATGAAGAAAGAGAGCTTTATGGACAAAATCGTATCGCAGAAGGTAAAGTACCTATGTGTGCTGCGGTTTGTTCTACAAATGCACTTTTGGTTGGCGATGCAGCTGAAGTTAGTGCAATGTATAGAAAAAGAGTTTTACTCAAGGGTCAAAATTTAGGACTTGATGTAAAATAA
- a CDS encoding twin-arginine translocation signal domain-containing protein — protein MEANQRRDFLKKSLKIGALGVVAGASVNALAKDDYQEQNTVVLGKSTKKEVLYKKTMHWEKYYKIAY, from the coding sequence ATGGAGGCCAATCAAAGAAGGGATTTTTTAAAAAAATCTTTGAAAATTGGTGCTTTAGGGGTGGTAGCTGGGGCAAGTGTAAATGCTTTAGCTAAAGATGATTACCAAGAGCAAAATACTGTAGTTTTGGGAAAAAGCACTAAAAAAGAAGTGCTTTATAAAAAAACTATGCATTGGGAAAAATATTACAAAATAGCTTACTAG
- the yedF gene encoding sulfurtransferase-like selenium metabolism protein YedF: MKIDCRDLACPRPVIETKKALEELKENENLEILLNSQASKENVMRFLKSLNLEFSVKDLDDESIISIVKDGNIAQTQEKNLQEYNVLFLKSDRVGEGELGKNLMLGFLKTLKDLPNKPVKILCVNDSVLMNTDCSHIAFEAMKELENLGVEIYSCGACLEFFGKSKELKIGKIGNAYEILNELFGKAKIISL; this comes from the coding sequence ATGAAAATTGATTGTAGAGATTTAGCTTGTCCACGTCCTGTGATAGAAACAAAAAAAGCCTTAGAAGAGTTAAAAGAAAATGAAAATTTAGAAATTCTCTTAAATTCTCAAGCTTCTAAAGAAAATGTAATGAGATTTTTAAAATCTTTAAATTTGGAATTTAGCGTTAAAGATTTAGATGATGAGAGTATTATTAGCATTGTAAAAGATGGCAATATAGCTCAAACTCAAGAAAAAAATTTACAAGAATACAATGTGTTATTTTTAAAAAGCGATAGAGTGGGCGAGGGAGAACTTGGAAAAAATTTAATGCTAGGTTTTTTAAAAACTCTAAAAGATTTACCTAATAAACCTGTAAAAATCCTTTGTGTTAATGATAGTGTTTTGATGAATACTGATTGCTCTCATATTGCTTTTGAAGCTATGAAAGAACTTGAAAATTTAGGAGTTGAAATTTATAGTTGCGGGGCATGTTTGGAATTTTTTGGCAAAAGCAAAGAACTTAAAATAGGCAAAATAGGTAATGCTTATGAAATTTTAAATGAACTTTTTGGAAAGGCAAAGATTATTTCTTTATGA
- a CDS encoding formate dehydrogenase subunit alpha, producing MALARRNFLKLAGIAGLGSAAFGSENKAIRAASEQEVANPYPDSKIVRTICSICSAGCGIKAEVQDGVWVRQENAIEHPISQGSHCCKGIDQIDLTKSKQRIKYPMKKENGKWVRLTWEQAINEIGDKMLEIRKENGPDSVMFLGSAKFNNQQAYYFRKFAAFWGTNNIDHVARIUHSATVAGVANTWGYGAMTNHFGDVTKHSKMMIIFGANTAVANPIGFKHLLQAKDRNNAKLVVVDPVFTKTAVHADEYVRIRPGTDIALVYGMLHLIFKNGWEDKELIKTRTYGVEEIKAEAAKWTPEVVEDVTGVPAAQLEKITRMLATIKPATLFWALGITQHSVGSSNTRILAILQLVLGNIGKPGAGTNIIRGHDNVQGATDMGCLADTLPAYYGLDDNAWNHFSNVWNVEREYLNSRFYSKEWMHEKGFSLAKWWQGVLHEEKTYSNSPIRVLWVQGTGITSMAHTVKIQEALKKLDMIVIAEPFVNEVAVLADRPDGIYIIPASTQFETEGYVTATNRAMQWRSQVVKPIYESKEDQEIMFAFAKKFGFYKEYTRGMKMELKDHKLVQTRDDNDDNFIWPDDATREMSNGLLSIGLRGISAERLRKHQQNWEHFDPDTQRGIGGEVKGEYYGLPWPCWDKQHPGTSIMWNTDIPYEEGGMGFRNRFGLEHDGHSQLADEAFTPKGCKVKGGYPQITKENIEKVFNIKLSDKEKELMGASWSTDISGIILEKCREKSACCLGNARARMKVWEFADPIPLHREPIHSPRWDLVKKYPTWGDQEKNFRVESKFISEQQKTDWSKEFPTIISSMRLVNLSGAGMLERTSKYLAAITPEMFANVHPELALKYGINDGDMMWIHSPQGTKIKVKCVHNHSVTPDRICLPYNFAGIMQGVDLSYNYPEGTKPYTIGESSNTVTNYGFDINTQISEFNAGLCRLEKA from the coding sequence ATGGCATTAGCAAGAAGAAATTTTCTTAAGCTTGCTGGTATTGCTGGTCTTGGAAGTGCGGCTTTTGGTAGTGAAAATAAAGCCATTAGAGCTGCAAGCGAACAAGAAGTAGCAAATCCTTATCCAGATTCTAAGATTGTTAGAACAATCTGTAGTATCTGTAGTGCAGGCTGTGGAATTAAAGCAGAAGTACAAGATGGAGTTTGGGTGCGTCAAGAAAACGCTATAGAACATCCTATTTCTCAAGGATCGCACTGCTGTAAAGGGATAGATCAAATCGATCTTACTAAATCAAAACAGCGTATTAAATATCCTATGAAAAAAGAAAACGGCAAATGGGTGCGTTTAACTTGGGAGCAAGCTATCAATGAAATTGGCGATAAAATGCTTGAAATCCGTAAAGAAAATGGACCTGATAGCGTTATGTTCTTAGGTTCGGCTAAATTTAATAACCAACAAGCTTATTATTTTAGAAAATTTGCAGCATTTTGGGGTACTAATAATATAGACCACGTTGCTAGAATTTGACACAGCGCAACAGTCGCCGGTGTGGCGAATACATGGGGTTATGGCGCTATGACAAATCATTTTGGTGATGTGACTAAACATTCAAAAATGATGATTATTTTTGGTGCAAATACTGCTGTGGCAAATCCTATCGGATTTAAACACTTATTGCAAGCAAAAGATCGTAATAATGCTAAATTAGTAGTTGTAGATCCTGTATTTACAAAAACTGCAGTGCATGCTGATGAATATGTGAGAATTCGTCCAGGTACAGATATAGCTTTAGTTTATGGTATGCTTCATTTAATCTTCAAAAACGGTTGGGAAGATAAAGAATTAATCAAAACTAGAACTTATGGGGTTGAAGAAATAAAAGCAGAGGCTGCTAAATGGACTCCTGAAGTTGTAGAAGATGTAACAGGTGTTCCGGCTGCTCAGCTTGAAAAAATCACAAGAATGCTAGCTACAATCAAACCTGCTACGCTATTTTGGGCTTTAGGTATTACTCAACACTCAGTAGGTAGCTCTAATACAAGAATCCTAGCTATCTTGCAACTCGTTCTTGGTAATATAGGCAAACCAGGCGCAGGAACAAACATCATCAGAGGTCATGATAATGTTCAAGGTGCTACTGATATGGGTTGTTTGGCTGATACTTTACCAGCTTATTATGGACTTGATGATAATGCTTGGAATCATTTTTCTAATGTATGGAATGTTGAGAGAGAGTATTTAAATTCAAGATTTTATTCTAAAGAATGGATGCATGAAAAAGGCTTTTCACTAGCAAAATGGTGGCAAGGTGTTTTACATGAAGAAAAAACTTATTCAAACTCACCTATCCGTGTACTTTGGGTGCAAGGAACGGGTATTACTTCTATGGCACATACGGTAAAAATTCAAGAAGCACTTAAAAAACTTGATATGATCGTAATTGCTGAGCCTTTTGTAAATGAAGTAGCAGTTTTAGCAGATCGTCCAGATGGTATTTATATTATTCCTGCTTCAACCCAATTTGAAACAGAAGGTTATGTAACAGCGACTAACCGTGCTATGCAATGGCGTTCTCAAGTAGTAAAACCAATTTATGAAAGTAAAGAAGACCAAGAGATTATGTTTGCTTTTGCTAAAAAATTTGGTTTTTATAAAGAGTACACTCGTGGCATGAAAATGGAATTAAAAGACCATAAACTTGTACAAACAAGAGATGATAATGATGATAATTTCATATGGCCTGATGATGCTACAAGAGAAATGAGTAATGGTCTTTTAAGTATAGGTTTAAGAGGTATTTCAGCTGAACGTCTAAGAAAACACCAGCAAAATTGGGAACATTTTGATCCTGATACTCAAAGAGGTATTGGTGGTGAAGTTAAAGGTGAATATTATGGCTTACCTTGGCCTTGTTGGGATAAACAACACCCAGGCACTTCTATCATGTGGAACACAGATATTCCTTATGAAGAAGGTGGTATGGGCTTTAGAAATCGCTTTGGTTTAGAGCATGATGGGCATTCTCAATTAGCAGATGAAGCCTTTACTCCAAAAGGATGTAAAGTTAAAGGTGGCTACCCACAAATTACTAAAGAAAATATCGAAAAAGTGTTTAATATCAAACTAAGCGATAAAGAAAAAGAATTAATGGGTGCTAGCTGGAGCACAGATATTTCAGGTATTATCTTAGAAAAATGTAGAGAAAAAAGTGCTTGTTGTTTAGGTAATGCAAGAGCTAGAATGAAAGTTTGGGAATTTGCTGATCCTATTCCACTACATAGAGAGCCTATTCACTCGCCTCGTTGGGATTTGGTTAAAAAATATCCTACTTGGGGTGATCAAGAGAAAAACTTTAGGGTTGAGAGTAAATTTATTAGCGAGCAACAAAAAACAGATTGGAGTAAAGAGTTTCCAACTATTATTTCAAGTATGCGTTTAGTAAATTTAAGCGGTGCGGGTATGCTTGAGAGAACTAGTAAATATCTTGCCGCAATCACACCTGAGATGTTTGCTAATGTGCACCCTGAACTTGCTTTAAAATATGGCATAAATGATGGTGATATGATGTGGATTCATTCACCACAAGGCACTAAGATTAAAGTAAAATGTGTGCATAATCATTCAGTTACGCCAGATAGAATTTGCTTGCCTTATAATTTTGCAGGTATTATGCAAGGTGTGGATTTAAGTTATAATTATCCTGAAGGTACTAAACCTTATACTATAGGGGAAAGTTCTAACACGGTTACTAACTATGGTTTTGATATAAATACGCAAATTTCTGAGTTTAATGCAGGACTTTGCAGACTTGAAAAGGCTTAA
- a CDS encoding TorD/DmsD family molecular chaperone — protein sequence MIQDIDLSRKYFYEFFSKAFNFIDENEFKIWYEQVLVLAQSPLDDSLKSDFKKLSTCDFASFKEEQNAVFFDFSYVNVPISASFYDEGRDDGKMKLQACEIIRKTKFRKKEDCRQSEDEFGFLFAFMASIIEHDLKVAQQLFRFVINPVIDEFIEKLQIHKNSNFYIAIANIMKVFFANERAYLEVQASVKKEGKSIADEALQRLPYEPRLPTKFSKTNIEELSKL from the coding sequence ATGATACAAGATATTGATCTTTCGCGCAAATATTTTTATGAATTTTTTTCAAAAGCTTTTAATTTTATAGATGAAAATGAGTTTAAAATTTGGTATGAGCAAGTTTTAGTTTTAGCTCAAAGTCCTTTAGATGATAGTTTAAAGTCTGATTTTAAAAAACTTAGTACATGTGATTTTGCAAGTTTTAAAGAAGAACAAAATGCGGTGTTTTTTGATTTTTCTTATGTGAATGTACCTATCAGTGCTTCTTTTTATGATGAGGGTAGAGATGATGGTAAAATGAAACTTCAAGCTTGCGAAATCATTAGAAAAACCAAATTTAGAAAAAAAGAAGATTGCAGGCAAAGTGAAGATGAATTTGGCTTTTTATTTGCTTTTATGGCAAGTATTATTGAACATGATTTAAAAGTTGCACAGCAATTATTTCGTTTCGTGATAAACCCTGTGATAGATGAGTTTATAGAAAAATTACAAATCCACAAAAACTCAAATTTTTACATTGCTATTGCTAATATTATGAAAGTCTTTTTTGCAAACGAAAGGGCTTATTTAGAAGTACAAGCGTCTGTGAAAAAAGAAGGTAAAAGTATAGCAGATGAAGCTTTACAAAGACTTCCTTATGAACCAAGACTTCCTACCAAATTTAGTAAAACAAATATAGAAGAACTTAGCAAATTATAA
- a CDS encoding formate dehydrogenase subunit gamma produces the protein MHRVILALLACFNFLFAQENFEVKNTQIWDVQRVMNIESYQNFGALWTKLQGEYIASAVLIILIVVISAFALHYMVIGPKKFSHDGKKIYAFSVFERLFHFVAAISWIILVPTGLIMIFGSYFGGGFFVRMCKNLHGIATILFIISIIPMLLCWIKRMLPASYDLRWMMIVGGYLSKEKKPVPAGKFNFGQKSWYYIAVFGGFLMIITGAFMFFLDFNSTSLQSIFGISHIDILRASAIIHNILGILCAVFFAIHIYMAVFAIKGSIHSMISGYKEEEEVYILHSYWYKELSDKKQINPSFTYDSKTKF, from the coding sequence ATGCATAGGGTTATACTAGCTCTTTTAGCCTGTTTTAACTTTCTATTTGCTCAAGAAAATTTTGAAGTTAAAAATACTCAAATTTGGGATGTGCAAAGAGTGATGAATATAGAAAGTTATCAAAATTTTGGTGCTTTGTGGACTAAACTACAAGGTGAGTATATTGCAAGTGCTGTTTTGATTATACTTATAGTGGTTATTTCAGCTTTTGCATTGCACTATATGGTCATAGGTCCAAAGAAATTTTCTCATGATGGTAAGAAAATTTATGCCTTTTCAGTATTTGAAAGATTGTTTCATTTTGTAGCGGCAATTTCTTGGATTATCCTTGTGCCAACCGGACTTATTATGATTTTTGGATCATATTTTGGTGGTGGATTCTTTGTAAGAATGTGTAAAAACTTACATGGCATTGCTACTATTTTATTTATCATTTCTATCATTCCTATGCTTTTGTGTTGGATTAAAAGAATGCTTCCTGCAAGTTATGATTTAAGATGGATGATGATAGTAGGTGGATATTTAAGCAAAGAGAAAAAACCTGTGCCTGCGGGTAAGTTTAATTTTGGTCAAAAATCTTGGTATTATATAGCTGTTTTTGGTGGCTTTTTGATGATAATCACCGGTGCGTTTATGTTTTTCCTTGATTTTAATTCTACTTCTTTACAGTCTATTTTTGGAATTTCTCATATAGATATTTTAAGAGCTTCAGCTATCATCCATAATATTTTGGGTATTTTATGTGCAGTATTTTTTGCTATTCATATTTATATGGCTGTATTTGCTATTAAAGGAAGTATCCACTCTATGATTAGTGGTTACAAAGAAGAAGAGGAAGTTTATATTTTACATTCTTATTGGTATAAAGAATTAAGCGATAAAAAACAAATCAATCCATCATTTACTTACGATTCTAAAACAAAATTTTAA
- a CDS encoding ModE repressor domain protein: MEELILQIQKNLDENNKLTCKKALELLKQYSKEDFQTAIKELGVKISDCELGQFGKLNKNIAKSEILEKLETKLDSKRRISCKDTLECTKDFNMADIRATLKTYKIDVKYCELGCFEEKKGKKFHIKSKIWIENSDGELLFGKGKTDILELVGECGSISQAAKQLGINYKKAWLYIQDLEKNMKEELLIAKKGRGSEAGSKLTPRAYELIQNFKILQQDVEEYTNKRFKELFFKKNQEKNKT, encoded by the coding sequence ATGGAAGAGCTAATTTTACAAATTCAAAAAAATCTTGATGAAAATAATAAACTTACTTGTAAAAAAGCACTAGAACTTTTAAAACAATATTCTAAAGAAGATTTTCAAACTGCTATAAAAGAATTAGGCGTAAAAATTTCAGATTGTGAGCTAGGTCAATTTGGCAAGTTAAACAAAAATATAGCAAAAAGTGAAATTTTAGAAAAATTAGAAACAAAATTAGATTCTAAGCGTCGCATATCATGTAAAGATACTTTAGAATGTACTAAAGACTTTAATATGGCTGATATTAGAGCCACACTTAAAACTTATAAAATTGATGTTAAATACTGTGAACTTGGTTGTTTTGAAGAAAAAAAAGGTAAAAAATTTCATATAAAAAGTAAAATTTGGATAGAAAATTCTGATGGAGAATTGCTTTTTGGTAAAGGTAAAACAGATATTTTAGAATTAGTAGGAGAATGTGGAAGTATTTCTCAAGCAGCTAAACAACTAGGGATTAATTATAAAAAAGCATGGCTTTATATACAAGATTTGGAAAAAAATATGAAAGAAGAATTACTCATTGCCAAAAAAGGAAGAGGAAGTGAAGCTGGTAGCAAACTTACTCCAAGAGCTTATGAATTAATTCAAAATTTTAAAATTTTACAACAAGATGTAGAAGAATATACCAATAAACGCTTTAAAGAATTATTTTTTAAGAAAAATCAAGAAAAAAACAAAACTTAA